The Vigna unguiculata cultivar IT97K-499-35 chromosome 11, ASM411807v1, whole genome shotgun sequence genomic sequence GAAGGGCAAGAAACTCAAAACCCCACAAAATGGAAAGCATGTCGCAGGCTTTCAACAGTACAGTCGCTATTTTCCTCCTCCTGTTATCAATTAGTTTCATAAATACACATTTACAACATGAGGAAGATCAACGGACTGATTATGAAATTATGCGTAATCACCTGAATGTTTTGGAGACGGCTATTCCTGATATGTAGAGGTACTCTTCAGCTTCAGGTGGAAAATGTTGAAGCACATTTTGGTCTCTTAAGACAGTCACATCTATCACACCCACAAGTTGTTTTGCTGAATCTGGATCATCTTTTGCTGCCTCAGCTACCAAACAAGCATACCTGAATAACAAGTCATACATTATTGTCTAACATTTGTTTCACAGAACAGTTGCTACTCTTTTAGCATGAACAAACCAGACGGACACATGACCATTGTTGTGGTTGATATCTATTGTCACAGTATAGCGTTTATAACTAAGAAATAGGTGAACACGAGAAAGGTTATTGCCTGCTGCATCAaaggttttttttctttttaagtacttttatattataagtTCACATATTTGATGACAATAATATTGATAAACTTGTTAACAAAAGAACCAATTTACCTATTAGGTGGTGAGTTTTTAAGCTTGTAACGGAGCCCCGATAGCACTTCCGCCTATTGGTTCAAGGCAAGACAGCAAAAAGCACACAGAATAATTAAGAGGTGGGTGCCTGATCAGAAAATATAAAGCTCACCTTCACACAAATCAATAGTTGAATCGAAAGCTTCTGTAATGTCTCATGATACTACTAAACTTCACATTCATTTACAATTATTTCATACtccttaaatataatattaaagtttGTAGAAAGTGTCCTTTCAAAAAGCGAAAACAAGAGTTGTTTACTCTTTTTaaacattgataaaaaaatgaagtgaTTTGTctgattgaaaagaaaaaaaaaaaaacctgaaAGAATTGAAAGAACAAGTCGTTGAAAATTGAGACAGGAATATGAAATGCTTCGGCCTGAACTTCAGATGCCCTCCTTATCTCATCTGCGTTTTCAAATAGCCTCCTTACTCTCCATCCATATTCACACGCCAAATACTCAAACTGCTGCTTCAGCTTTCCACTGCTACCATTCTCTATCTGCAACCTCACATTCTGATCAACACAAGGCAATTGCGAACTGATGGTGCTTGTGCTTGTGCTGCTGCTGCATTGCAACACCAAACCACTTCCTCGCCTTTTCCTTCCCACTCTGTAAGAACCACTTCTGGATCCTCTTCCAGCACCGTACCCCAAGTTTGAGCACACAAGTTTATGTGAAGGACTGGGATTACTCGCCAGTAAATGAGCCATTCATGCGTAAACCAAACCAAGACAAGCAAGGTTAGCCTACATAAACATCGCAGCTAGCTTGGTTTTTGGTTCATATCCAAAAATCAAATATAGTATTCGGAGTGGGGTCAATTGGTATTTATTTGAGTGGcctctctttttttctgttattgTGGCtgtcaattatatataaatcCAGTGGCCACGTGCACTCATGTCAGCCAAGAAACCTACTATTTTCGTTTCCACTTTTCATACTAGATTTTCAATCTCAACCTCAATCCCAAGTTTAATTCCAATCTCACTCCATCTTCACAATCCTCACAGATCATATTCAAGGGAAAACTCCCATCATCTTCTATTTCTGTTTCACACAACAACAAATATCAAACATTAACCTCATTTTCCACACAAAACATCAACATCAACAGCAAACACACTCATAATAATCAATAGCCCAGAATCAAACATACACGTGATGCACGTACATTGGCATCGGTTTGGTTTGCCTCTAAATAAGTGTAAAAGTCTAGAGTGCCACAAGTTCAATCTCACAGTAAGTTTGGAATTATCCTAATTCAATCCTTTAGACCCTTTTATTAAGGATAGCTTGTTTTTTATTTGCTCTTGTAATGTATTGAATGAATGAAACATAACTTCTTGACGAATTTGTAATTAGCTTTCATGGCTTAGGATGGATGAATGAAGATAGAACTCAATGAGAAAGCGCAAAAATTATATATCCCCCAAATAATATGCATCATATTATTAGTCTGGAAAATAGAAGTAATCAACAACATGTCAATGAAACAGAGACTTAAACTAATCACCTTAAACAAAAGATGAGAGAAAATAACATCATAAAGCGAAAAGCGCAAGTGTGTTATCATGGACAAgatgtataatttatttaattatatatgtaaaatctatattattttaacatttatacATTTATCTTCATATGATGATAATAACTGTGTAAAGCTTGAGGTGTAAAGAAAATAAGACCTTGGATGCGGAAGAATGTGTGAACAGCAATTGGATTTGCAATCCATCACCAACAACGACGCCCAATCAAATGCACGAGGAAGTTGTTTCTTCTTTCTAATCTCCAGTATCACACATACAGCGAGAGAATAATTTCAGATTATAGTTTATACAACGATTAAAGAGACAAAGCAAAACAACGTAACAAGAATGTCTTCTCCAACGGTGGAGAGACACCGTTACACACATGCTAACACAATCTCACTTCCACCTCGCGCTTCTAACATCAGGCCCATGGCCCAGCCCATTCCataatttctctttctttttaatggAGTACACCTCTCCGTAACATTAacaatcttatatttttttttttatgtaaagttATTCACTTTCAGTAAGAAAGTAGACATTGATCAAATTTCACTTTGGATTCTTTGGTGATTCATTTCTTCcgtgatagataaaaaattataattgaaaataaaatatgcgTGTGTATGTAAGaccatttttgttgtttttgtagaagaaaaagataattGCCTGATGTATGCGGGCCTGGGCTGGGCCGGGCCGGAGAATAAACCACATAGAACTTTGTGTCATATGTGTGTGTCGTGGCACAGGATTCGGACCAACGATTCaatgaatgttttttttaaaaaaacagaaCAGAACAAAAGCTCTGTCTTGTCTTCTCCTATCTCCTACCACCTAAAACCAACCAAACCATTTTTCTCACTCTCACTTACTCTCTCCCAAATGGCCGAAAATGATTCAAACCCTCCTCCTCCAGCCGCTTCACCGCCTCAGGAGCCTCCTGTGCCTCCGTCACTATCATCGGAGAAAGATGCCAAAGTTGACGATGTAGTTGAAGAGAAGGTGAAGGCTGAGGAAGTGCTTGTGGGTGAAGAGAAAGacaaagagaaagaggaagtaAAAGGAGGCGAGGAGGCGGTGGTGGTTgaagaggaggagaaggagaaggagaaggagaaggaggaagagaaagagaaagagaaagaagaagaggtTACAGTAGGAGAGACAGAGAGCGAGTCGTTGAAGGAGGAGAGCAATAGGGTTTCTGATTCGGAGAGAAAGGGCATCGAAGAGCTGAAGAAGGTGCTGAAGGAGGAGTTGGAGAAGAAGGAGGAAGGCGAAGTATCCATCTGGGGCGTCCCTCTCTTCAAGGACCAGAGGACTGACGTCATTCTTCTCAAGTTCCTGAGAGCGCGGGACTTGAGGGTCAAGGATGCTCTTCTGATGATTCACAACACTCTCCGATGGAGGAAGGAGTTCGGCATCGATGCGCTTTTGGAGGAAGATCTGGGAGAGGAGTTGGAGAAGGTGGTCTTCATGCACGGCCACGGAAGAGAGGGTCATCCCGTCTGTTACAACGTCTACGGAGAGTTCCAGAACAAGGAGCTCTACCATAAGGCCTTCTCCACCGAGGAAAACCGCACCAAGTTTCTCCGATGGCGGATTCAGCTGTTGGAGCGGAGCATCAGGAACCTGGACTTCTCTCCGGGAGGCATCAACACCATCTTCCAAGTCAATGACCTCAAAAACTCTCCCGGCCCTGCCAAACGGGAACTTCGCCTTGCCACCAAACAAGCTTTGCAGTTGCTTCAGGACAACTATCCCGAGTTCGTCGCCAAACAGGTTCGCTTTTGCTTTCAGTTCCTTCCTTGCTTCCTCCGTTTCTATTTTACCACCTCTAATACCCCTTCTTGCAGGTTTTCATCAATGTCCCTTGGTGGTATCTTGCATTCTATACCATGATCAATCCCTTCTTGACACAGAGGACCAAAAGCAAATTTATCTTTGCTGGACCATCCAAATCTCCCGATACTCTTTTCAAGTTAGTCACAGCTCAACTCAACTCAACAATAATCGCCATTACCAACTTCTCTTTCCCACTATCATCATCTAACCTTCCATATTTCTTTCCTAAAATTGAACAGGTATATTTCTCCTGAGCAAGTGCCGGTTCAGTATGGTGGCCTCAGTGTAGACTTCTGTGACTGCAACCCCGATTTCACCATGTCTGATCCTGTCACAGAAATTCCTATAAAGCCAACCACTAAGCAAACTGTCGAAATTGCTATCTATGAGGTGGGTCTCAGTGTACTCTTCTTTTAACTATATTGCATTGGACTGAATTCAAGTATCTCGCTGAATGGAGGCATTTGATTTTCCAGAAATGCATTATTGTTTGGGAGCTGCGGGTGGTGGGGTGGGAGGTTACCTATAATGCTGAATTCAAGCCTGATGCTAAAGATGCATACACAGTTGTCATACAGAAGGCCACAAAGATGTCCCCCACCGATGAACCAGTGGTTTCCAACAGCTTCAAAGTTGGTGAATTGGGAAAGTTATTGCTCACCATAGACAATCCTACCTTGAAAAAGAAGAGGCTTCTTTACAGGTTCAATATCAAACCCTACTGTGATTGAGCCAAAATCACCTCTAGGCTCTCCGGTTTATTCGGTGCTTGAAAGAAATTTAACTTCCAAGAGTGAGAAATATGCATGTTGCCTTTTGTTCAGCCCATTCTTCATCTATAGTTTTGGTCGTGAGTCGTTTGCAGATTGTCTTTTTTCTGTCTTTGTTGTATTTAACACGTCATTGTTAGTCAAATATCTCCGCTAGTCTAAAttgttctttcttttattttctggtgatgaacaatattgggGAAGAGAGTAGCACATGGAATTGAAATTAAAGTTGGTTTTGTGAAAACACATTTGTTACAAGAACTATGTACCACTTTGATGTAAAATTTTGTTCCTGTACTTATCCCGTGTGGAGTTTGGTTTTGGTCCAATTCTGAGCATTTTGCATGTCAATGTCATAGATTGTAATATAGAAGGAGTAAATGAGAAGTATGATTGATTTCTATatttcctctcttgcttataattctccattttaatatatttctatttgattttcattctattattgaaagaaattaaaagtgtAATTATTTCAGACTGGTTACTCTTGGTTGAACATTGCAAATGATGCTTctgtttttcttcttatctGTGCATTTACCCTTTGTTTGGTGATAATTTGGTTCTTCTTTGTTATTCTTGATTTTGCAACGGCTTGGCATTCTTTTCATCTGTTGTGAATTCCCTGGTCTTCTCACATAGACGAAACATCTATTGTGAAAGCCCACATATAGTAATTTACCGTTGATTCTATCCATGATAATTGGTTTGAAGAATGACATGCAAGTCTTGTGTGCTGTTTTGTGAATTCTCCAGATTTTGGTCATGTAGAGAATAAGAATATTCATGACTTCTGGTTTTTTGAGATGCATTATGAAACCTTATTAGGTAGGGAGAGGGTGGAATATATAAAAGAGGTTCTGAGTGGAAAGAAgctttaataaagtaattgttTTTAGTGCAAGTCTGGAAGAAATTATTGTGGTTTGCTAGTATTGCGAGTTTGGCAGTTGCTTGGAATTTGGAAAGAAGTGACCAATCAAATGTTGAACAAGTATATATGGTTAAATTCCAAAAGTAGCTAATTTATCTTCCGTCTAGGCCCCCTCTAGTAGCACAGGCTGTGTTTTTGTTCTTTATGCCTCTATCATGCATGACAATGGGGGGGAATAGATCCATGTGTAGATTCTTATGATTACTGAATTGGtgctttttttatttgaaagtttCCGTGATTGATGTTTACGtgtttatgttgtgtttaaactcatagctaatgaaaaatgagaaagtttaattcttttaacttgGGATTCTTAAAGAAAGCCGAGGTTACATGATTTAGGGGTTTTTGGTTTGTCTGTCATCATCCTAGGTGAATTTGGAGTTGTTGTTTAACCCTTACATTAGTTTGATAAAATTTAGTACATGAAACCTTTGTTTGAATGTTGAGTATACTTCAGATTAAGGTAGTTAACAATAAACTTTATGAATAATACACATCAATAATACAAGTATCTCTCTATATGACTCTCACTCTCAATTCCAAGTTAGGTAAAAGGTCCAAAAGAAGTTGGCCCCTATTTCAATGATATTTTTGACAAGTTATCTATATGCTGCAATTTCATTGGTTTTGTTGATTTTAGTTTAGATAACTACTTTTTGTGTTTGAACTAAGGGTATGCATACGTTGACAGGTAGAGAGTAATTATTTTCAAGTCTCAACATAGTTTCTTGCATGCATACACTTTGAACTAGATTTCATCATTACTGATTATTTCAATTCTGATAACATTTCACTCGTTTATAAGTTTGTTTGcctaaattattgaattttaaccaattaaaaattatcgtTATTTAAACAGTAAGTTAGtttaacaattaattattatttgcttATACgttaatttaacaatttttaatgaATGGTTTGATTAAAGTTTTGactttttaattagtttatcagtattttcttttttaacaagtAAACACATTCACAAGGGCTCGGAGCggataaatttaatttggttgattgaaataaaaagaaagtgaaTATAATTAATGTTCTTCTACTTCATCTATTCATTAAATTTACTCCCTTTTTATTCGACCAAACCATTTAAccagtaatttatttataatttttgttttcttttctttgttggtATGAAAGGTTCGTAGGTTTGGATGTTAACATCGATGTAATGTAAGTTAATGAATCACTCGTGTGCTAAGGTTGTCTAGAGTAGTAATAATTGATACCATCATTTATACTTTCAAATCAATCATTACCTTCTGCAACACTTTCTTCCTTTTTCACTGCTTTCACCTAACATGTATCCAGCTACTTTTGTTTCTAGCAACACCAATAAGATTATAACCTAaacatttcatataaaaattatttttttataatgtaattaATGGACAACTTTGTAAGGAAACAAATTAAGGTTAACAGTTTCCAAACTTGAAATTTTGAAACGTAAAAGCAAACACGTCCGAATCAGGAATATAATTCTAAAACAGTTCTTTCACCTCtactttttacctttttcttttcaaatgattATACGgctgaaaattttcaactttaacGAAATAATGAACTgtaattttttaagattaactattattggatattttcttttgaagaaaaatgtgGTCATAAAACTTCTATTTATTGTAAGTGGTTGTTATACCAACATGTGATTTATCGTTAAAGTTATATAGAGAATGGGAAAGTtattaaattgaaaagaaaGGAATGGGTTGGTTGAGCTTTCAAAGTTTTGGTAGAATGTGTATCTATCTGGGGTGGGTGACATTTTGttctttcttcttttgcttCAATGATGGATTGAGTGTGTATTACCAACACATGGCTGGAATCATTGTGTTTGCTTCCAGCTGTTACCATcatccattctttgttttgctTTAATTGATTccagtttttttctttttgtacatgataAATctctctttatattttaaaatccttaTAATTCAATCCCTCCAACTGCTACAGAAGTAAAATAACACTGCTCCATTCAAATGCTTCACTGTTTTGCATAAGCCACGCACACTTTATTCCAATATTATGTATAATGATCAActttattcattttttcattattttaatgtattttcattttctgaTTAACTCCTCTATAAATATGTGATTATTTGTCTTGTCAGTGAATACCCTTTCCTTTTAGTTCTACTGATTTTGAGCTTCTGTCTAAgacttcacaattttttttttcgccacttttattaattataattgaatcAGCTTTGTGGATTCTAATTTGAGAGAGGCCCATATTAATATCATATTAGACTTACATCGAAACCAATGTTCATTATTACAAGCCCTTTTCTTCTGCATCCATTACTTGTTCTTAATGGGTGCGGTTAGTAATCATAgagggtgcagaaagaaaagaCCCAATTTTACTGAAGACATCACTCTTCCCTTTTTCGGGTTTCCTCTCTCCAGCCCATTCATCAACATCGAGACAGACATTATGATTACGAAGAACTTGCCTTGTTCACATCATCTCGTGCTCGATTTTCCCGCATTGCAATGCAAATTGCGAAATATATTAACATCTAAGATTGATGCACTGGGGCATGAGAAAACAGTGAAGAAAAACTTTTTTATGTATCTATAAGAAAACtgattcttaataaaattaataaaatactttcCTATTTctcaaaaaacaaaacaaattgtCTTCAATTCTTCAAATTGGAGAGGTTGGTGGTTGTCTCAGTTGAGGGGCCACCCTGGCGTTGAAGAAGAATTGAAGAGGAGACACTACTTTTGCCGTCACAATCCAGACTAATTTTAATCTTACCAATAAACAAGATGAGGAAGTGGTGCACCATCGAAATGgtctaaaaagaataataagacTTTATCGTATAAGAGTTTGAAAAGTAGTTTTATGAATTCCAATACTTGGTAACAATTTTCCAtacatcaaatataaaataactctTACAACTTTAATTCATCCATGCACAAAACAGACAAAGCTGGGAAGGAGTAAATAGACTACAGAATAAACTTTGAAgtagaaatgaaagaaaaaacagaaacaataaagtaaatttttaattatatacgGGATTAAGGAATACATGATGATCACatttaaacaaactttacagCCATAAAGAGTATCACAATGCAAACAGGAGTGACAAATTTTGATGTACAAATGATGAACCCCACAATGTTGTTCCCTCCTTCACTTGCTTGGCTCAGTTGATGCATTCCATTTCAAAAATTTCCAAGCAGCAAAGGTTTTATCCAATTCcagaaacaaataaacaaaacacCAAATTACAGTGAGAGACTAGGCAGTGTCAATGAGATTGCCCAAAATCCCAGacttgaaacaaaaataatttatgaagcAAATGAACAAAGTAACCCAAAATAACCCGGTATGAAAGAATGAAGTCCCCGCCCACCCCCGAATTAAGTTGCACAGTTGTAACGatgatgaatatatatatatatatatatatgtaacagTAACACCCTTATTATTGTTGTTCACCTCGACATCCTCACGAACATGAACATGAACACGAATTGTATTTAGAGACTGTCGTTCCTTGATGTCACTCTGCGATGGGTTTGGTCTTTGACCTGTAGAGGAGTTTCTTCTTCTTGGATGTTTGGTTGTCTATGGTGAGTACTACCTTGCCAGCTTCACCGATTTTGAAACCGTTACTGATCACGGACTCATCTGCGGGAGCAATTTTCCTGTTCTTCTGCACAATGACAGTGTATCCATCCTCAGCGCTGGGCACAAATTCAGCTTGGTAGCTCACATCCCAACCCACCACTCGGATTTCCCAAACCAGGTGGCTTTTCTGCAGGTTCaggaacatttttttatcaataccCTATTCTTTTCCTATTGaagaaaggtaaaaaaaaatgaatggtCACCTCAGAAACTGGGAATTCGACAGCATGTTTGGTTGCTGGTTTGATTGTGACCTCCGTAACAGGATCAGCAGTGGTGAATTCCTGTTCACCCTCTCTGCTCAATCCACCGTATTGAATGGGCACCAGCTCGGGAGCAATATATCTGTTCATCAATCATCTCAATAAGACCTAATAATTCATGGATGGGGAAGGCatataaagaaagagaaagagacagAAATGATTTACTTGAAAAGGGTTTCCGCAGACTTGGATGGCCCAGCAAACACAAATTTGCTCTTGGTCCTCTGTGTGAAGAAGGGACTGATCATCCTAGAAAAGGCAAGGTACCACCAGGGAACATTGATAAATATCTGCacaaacaaaacacaattgaatATGATggagtgaaaattgaaatgattgTTAAAAAGTGGAGGAGTTGAAAGGGGTGGGTACCTGCTTGGCCACAAACTCAGGGTAGTTATCCTGAAGCAATTGAAGGGCCTGATTGGTGGCCTGCCTGAGGTTACTCTTGCCGAGTCCCGGAGAGTTCTTGAGGTCGTTGACCTGCACAATGGTGGAGATGGCGGTGGGAGAGAAGTCGAGGCTTCTCACGCTCTTCTCCAGCACCTGAATCCTCCACCTGATGAACTTGTTGCGCTTCTCCTCGTCCGAAAAGGTCTTGTTGTACAAATCCTTATTCTCGAACTCGCCGAAGACGTTGTAGCAGACGGGGTGCCCTTGTTTGTCGTGTCCCTCGGTGAACACCACCTTGTCCCAATCAGTTCCGAAATCTTCGAGGACCAGAGCGTCGATTCCGAATTCCTTCCTCCAACGCACGGTGTTCTTGAGCATGGTGAAGGCATCCTTTACCTTGAAATCCCTCGCTCTCAGAAACTTTAGCAGAATCACATCGCTCCTCTCGTCCGCCAGCAGCGGAATTCCCCATATCTCAACTTCCTCCGGAACAACCACCTCCTTCTCTTCTGTCacctcttcttccttcttctcttctgtTACTTCCacttccttcttctcttctgtCACTTCCacttccttcttctcttctgtCACTTCCACTTCCTTCTTCTCTTCCCTCACTTCTACTTCCTTCTTCTCTTCCGTCACTTCTACATCTTTCTTCTCTTCCTTCACTTCTacttccttcttctcttctgtCACTTCTacttccttcttctcttctgtTACTTCGATttccttcttctcttccttAACTTCAACATCCTTCTTCTCTTCTGTCACTTCAACCTCCTTTTTCTCTTCCTTAACTTCAACATCCTTCTTCTCTTCTGTCAATTCAacttccttcttctcttctgtCACTTCTACTTCCTTCTTCTCTTCGGTCACTTCAACATCCTTCTTCTCTTCGGTCACTTCAACTTCCTTCTTCTCTTCGATCACTTCAACTTCCTTCTTCTCCGCTTCTTCTGCGGGCTCCTTGACGATGTCTGGCTTCTTCTTCTCTGGTTCTGGCTTGGGCGCGGTTAGTTCATGCTTGTTGAGCGCTTCTTGAACAAGCTTCTTGAGTTCATCAAGGGCTTTCTTCTGCGCCTCGGGGAGGTCGCCGACGACGTTGGTCTCCTCCTTGAACGAAACCGATTCGGAAATCTTGTCTTCAACAGCGGTCTGGGCCTTCTCCAGGGTTTCAGTTTCAGGTTGAGCTTCGGTGGTGGGCGGTTTGACTTCAGGTTCAGGTTGAGGTTCAGGCTGAGGTTCGGTGGTGGGTGGGTTGTCAACAGGGACAGGGTCGACAAGAGGGGGCACTTCCTGAGGAGGAGGTGGGTTTTGGGGTTCTTGAGCCATGGAGGATTGAAGGGTGGTTGTTGTTATTGTGGTTATTGTTGAACGGTTGAGGGAAgaaaaagaggaagatggaTGGGTGGGTGTGAAGAGAAAGTGATTATGTTATGCTGTTTGATGCTTGAAACCAGTCTGTCATGCCAGCAGATACACCACTTTCTTTCTCATTTCGTGGGTCCCTTCTCCCCTTAAtcattcttctctctctctctctctctctctccattcaACCCAATCCAAACAATCTATTCTAAAACTTACccaacaatattttttagtttcaaattaATAATCATACATAATATCATCCTTCACTTCTCTCCTCTCACAACCAACATTGCTTCTAACCTAATCAATAACATCATTTCAAAAACTACTGCTATCACTCCAACATTTTCAAAGTTTCGTACCAATTTATAACATATAACCGAATGAAAATTtcatatgtaaaattaaattaaatttaaaaattcacttcttaaccTTCAATATTCTAATAGGAGAAGCTGCGGTGAGTTATAGATAGCACAACTATGCATGACGCCACAacaacactcaatttcaaagTTCCGAAGCCATGCCAAAGCTAAAGTTGCAGAGAaggcccaaaccaaaaccaaatcCATCATCAATCAgaatccactttttttttttctaatatccTTCCTCTTTGCtactttttacattattttaaacaaaaatttctaAAACTTTACTTTTGCTACTACTCACTATGCCCAATTTACAACCCAATTTTATATGTCTcgcagtttattaaaaataaaacgttTTTGAAACAAGTTTAGAAAAACACATGTTTGTACAGAGGttgtaataaaaatacattGATCATTATTGTTGTATTGCTGCTATCTCTGTCGTTTAGGGAATAACTTGAACGACAAAGCAGATTAGAATGGTTGACTTTTGAGCAATCAACTGTTGAAGATGGTGCCATCCAACACTATAACCTCTCACAACCCATTCTCAGCCCaccatttttatcaaattcaacatattttatgttttaatttatcaatttgaacatatttaatgttttaatttatctcaaaactcttttttttatctctttttatgaCCAGTTAAACATTATACAGTATTTATGTTAAACTCCACGAAATAGAGTAAATattacatgataaaaaaaaattaaagttcatTGCACGCATTGATTGCTTCTTtgataaaatcttaaaattgatatattatgACATTTACAATTAATTACTAACTATTTTAAAGTTctgaaaaagatatttataacTTTACTTGTTCCTGATTAGTAACAGCCAATAACAGACCAGCATCAAACAAAAAATAGCtgtctaaattaaaataaaactaaaatattgtatatttccctttttttttttaaaaaggcacttatatataattgaatcaaataccaTAGACATGGTTGTATTCTAACGTACAGCGTGATTAAACAAACTTCAGTATATCGAAATAATTTATAGAACAATATGCTTTTCTGTCATTTACTAAACAAATAAACCATTCTTTCTTGGTAGacacaaaaataatagtttacTCACTCAATATCTTAATTGAAAAGTCAATTCATCACTGTATTCGAATAAAGCTTCTGTATTATATtccaataaaacaaataaagttTGTAACGAATGATTCAGTTTGATTTTTCgcatctttcattttatttataaactctATGCTAGTGCAATTAATGTTTAAAACAGCTGTGTATAACCCTTGGATAATAAGGCATATATTCAGAACTATTACAACACAGGAgcgaatatttaaatttatattcagataaaatatttaatagaatattttatcatattaaagaaaatagaaagattaaattgtgattttaaataaacatgGGAATGAGAAGAAAGATGTAACCCTGGACACAGGCTGTGATTGGAGTGAGAGAAAAGCAAAAGAATGATAGAAACAGAGTGCTAAGTGGTTACGTGCCAAACACTAATTTCTACGTGCTTATGCTAAGCAAAAacccattaatatttttttaatgaataccTCTGAAACTAGAAATCGTCTAATGattattaatgtattaaaatacaatctttccttttcaactttcttctctttgttttttagTACAAATGTATTTGTTTCCCTTTCTCACCTTCGTTCACTATTCTGACTTTTC encodes the following:
- the LOC114169066 gene encoding patellin-3, whose amino-acid sequence is MAENDSNPPPPAASPPQEPPVPPSLSSEKDAKVDDVVEEKVKAEEVLVGEEKDKEKEEVKGGEEAVVVEEEEKEKEKEKEEEKEKEKEEEVTVGETESESLKEESNRVSDSERKGIEELKKVLKEELEKKEEGEVSIWGVPLFKDQRTDVILLKFLRARDLRVKDALLMIHNTLRWRKEFGIDALLEEDLGEELEKVVFMHGHGREGHPVCYNVYGEFQNKELYHKAFSTEENRTKFLRWRIQLLERSIRNLDFSPGGINTIFQVNDLKNSPGPAKRELRLATKQALQLLQDNYPEFVAKQVFINVPWWYLAFYTMINPFLTQRTKSKFIFAGPSKSPDTLFKYISPEQVPVQYGGLSVDFCDCNPDFTMSDPVTEIPIKPTTKQTVEIAIYEKCIIVWELRVVGWEVTYNAEFKPDAKDAYTVVIQKATKMSPTDEPVVSNSFKVGELGKLLLTIDNPTLKKKRLLYRFNIKPYCD
- the LOC114169067 gene encoding uncharacterized protein LOC114169067, with protein sequence MAHLLASNPSPSHKLVCSNLGYGAGRGSRSGSYRVGRKRRGSGLVLQCSSSTSTSTISSQLPCVDQNVRLQIENGSSGKLKQQFEYLACEYGWRVRRLFENADEIRRASEVQAEAFHIPVSIFNDLFFQFFQAEVLSGLRYKLKNSPPNRYACLVAEAAKDDPDSAKQLVGVIDVTVLRDQNVLQHFPPEAEEYLYISGIAVSKTFRRRKIATVLLKACDMLSILWGFEFLALRAYEEDLGARKLYANAGYQVVSRDPPWTSNWIGKKCRVLMIKRTSLPK
- the LOC114169065 gene encoding patellin-3-like, coding for MAQEPQNPPPPQEVPPLVDPVPVDNPPTTEPQPEPQPEPEVKPPTTEAQPETETLEKAQTAVEDKISESVSFKEETNVVGDLPEAQKKALDELKKLVQEALNKHELTAPKPEPEKKKPDIVKEPAEEAEKKEVEVIEEKKEVEVTEEKKDVEVTEEKKEVEVTEEKKEVELTEEKKDVEVKEEKKEVEVTEEKKDVEVKEEKKEIEVTEEKKEVEVTEEKKEVEVKEEKKDVEVTEEKKEVEVREEKKEVEVTEEKKEVEVTEEKKEVEVTEEKKEEEVTEEKEVVVPEEVEIWGIPLLADERSDVILLKFLRARDFKVKDAFTMLKNTVRWRKEFGIDALVLEDFGTDWDKVVFTEGHDKQGHPVCYNVFGEFENKDLYNKTFSDEEKRNKFIRWRIQVLEKSVRSLDFSPTAISTIVQVNDLKNSPGLGKSNLRQATNQALQLLQDNYPEFVAKQIFINVPWWYLAFSRMISPFFTQRTKSKFVFAGPSKSAETLFKYIAPELVPIQYGGLSREGEQEFTTADPVTEVTIKPATKHAVEFPVSEKSHLVWEIRVVGWDVSYQAEFVPSAEDGYTVIVQKNRKIAPADESVISNGFKIGEAGKVVLTIDNQTSKKKKLLYRSKTKPIAE